The following proteins are co-located in the Spirosoma montaniterrae genome:
- a CDS encoding GMC oxidoreductase has protein sequence MIIDTKDEVKNLFVVDAAPFPSQGDKNVTWTILASAMRTSEYFIEQVKQKSL, from the coding sequence ATGATAATTGATACCAAAGATGAGGTGAAAAACCTGTTCGTGGTCGATGCGGCCCCGTTCCCCTCACAAGGCGACAAAAACGTAACCTGGACGATTTTGGCCTCCGCCATGCGCACGTCAGAGTATTTTATTGAGCAGGTGAAGCAGAAGAGTTTGTAG